The following are encoded in a window of Lactobacillus intestinalis genomic DNA:
- a CDS encoding sensor histidine kinase — protein MLLAIINIFFIGPAVDILIFLNITKLRVKSIFDRFVLIGLGITVILLESISDFIKLDQTDLIFTIIEASLFEIVFYKRVKDKILLVNAGIIVAMLSLISDFVITISENLSFTNTALVEFMSMLLPIIEYIVIRHYSSKLNRLFSGINKKTIFYTLLYLYISTAIAYIVATLEKQVTIETLTILGILVIQGVYAIVSLKLNLQLQTTLLEKAEQQKLKDVNHQLEKNNKQLKDYATSLEKDEDRLRRFKHDYRNILNGLKIAAQKDDSKALIKQLDEYSQNHFDENTLSKFKDVHHIHNDMIKSIIITKLAKIYDDKIPYRFSCEKDIIDFPFISKDEELDIVRIIGIAFDNAIEASEGLKNAQIEAMLYQSEGNLEFIIRNKIDQVDKDQILKAGFTTKNDHNGLGLSNAMEIANKYFENIMVDVDTKGEWFTFSLVLLPTN, from the coding sequence ATGTTACTTGCAATTATTAATATATTTTTTATAGGCCCTGCGGTAGATATATTAATTTTTCTAAATATAACTAAACTAAGAGTAAAAAGTATTTTTGATAGATTTGTCTTAATTGGATTGGGCATTACAGTAATCTTATTAGAATCAATTTCAGATTTTATCAAATTGGATCAAACAGATCTTATTTTTACTATCATAGAAGCTAGTTTGTTTGAAATAGTTTTTTATAAACGAGTGAAAGATAAAATATTGCTAGTTAATGCTGGAATAATAGTAGCCATGCTAAGTTTAATTTCAGATTTTGTTATAACGATAAGTGAAAATTTATCATTTACCAATACTGCTCTAGTGGAATTCATGTCTATGCTGTTGCCCATTATAGAATATATAGTTATTAGGCATTATTCTTCAAAATTAAATAGGCTATTCTCCGGTATAAATAAGAAAACAATTTTTTACACTTTGCTTTATCTATACATTTCGACTGCCATAGCTTATATTGTTGCTACTTTGGAAAAGCAAGTTACTATTGAAACCCTGACTATTTTGGGAATACTAGTGATTCAAGGAGTTTATGCTATTGTTAGCTTAAAACTGAATCTCCAACTTCAAACTACTTTGCTTGAAAAAGCAGAGCAGCAAAAACTAAAAGACGTAAATCATCAATTAGAAAAGAATAATAAACAATTAAAGGATTATGCGACCTCTCTTGAAAAAGATGAAGATCGTTTGCGTAGATTTAAGCATGATTACCGCAATATTTTGAATGGTTTAAAAATTGCTGCCCAGAAAGACGATTCTAAAGCACTGATAAAACAATTGGATGAGTATAGTCAAAATCATTTTGATGAGAATACATTATCTAAGTTTAAAGACGTACATCATATTCATAACGACATGATTAAAAGCATTATTATCACCAAATTAGCTAAAATATATGATGATAAAATTCCTTATAGATTTAGCTGTGAAAAGGATATAATTGACTTTCCTTTTATTTCTAAGGATGAAGAGCTTGATATTGTGAGAATCATTGGAATCGCATTTGATAATGCCATAGAAGCTAGTGAAGGATTAAAAAATGCACAAATTGAAGCTATGCTTTATCAAAGTGAAGGAAATTTAGAATTCATAATTAGAAATAAAATCGATCAAGTGGATAAGGACCAAATTCTAAAAGCAGGATTTACTACTAAGAACGACCATAACGGGCTTGGCTTAAGTAATGCCATGGAAATTGCCAATAAGTACTTTGAAAATATTATGGTTGATGTAGATACTAAAGGAGAATGGTTTACATTCAGTTTAGTTCTTTTGCCAACTAATTAG
- the lanKC gene encoding class III lanthionine synthetase LanKC, with translation MKYNIEGYLPFTLNDKDFFSEPNKKANEFKVKVPQGWRQFSDLHWQYFLNSKAKLPDQGWKIHLSAGYKDIEQLLQTVTKYLVDKGVTFKVTIGKEEWILKNSKSADRVSSGKFITIYPQNDQEFKEIVHDVSKKIASFEIGPYILSDKRYKNTNIYYRYGAFTELRNDQGILCIRDENGNLIPDSRQPFYQQPNFVEDPLMDEQDISQLRIANKEKLDKYHITGALQFSNAGGVYVGEFQNKNYVLKEGRLQAGIDSNYEDGFSRIKHESDILKKLQNSPYVVNFKEYFPVWIHNYLVEEYLPYENLGDYITDNFPFHGENSEYLNIIKEIAHNLIKAIKDVHSRGIAVGDLQPDNILINENKNVILIDFEQANNKTEKYNPGLKTTGFVDLDVQTYGEADWIAVYKTIRHAFLPIINIDELSDNTSESYQDQNLKKYDPAVYKFLMSFKKECYEKISLESYSLNQKAYFSLDLNNLEEAVKKIRQGIKNNLDFNQERILKGDISQYLSTIGMFNILNGGMGLGLILSDLNEGTRTQFLDWFEQNKAEIWKGIQKDSGLFTGAAGIGSVIYSNINKDLGKKIIDQIDYSQISSLSLKDGLAGIGLALLALNQVEPEFARQRKIKEIARNVNDNYDECPSAGLLDGKLGLLLFLEKVAIYLQDSILFKSVESKVNFFIKNELHRTERGLYLMDETHSNYLPYLNSGSAGLEIVILEFIKDGINIEDGRKLIESLSATNDVKLTYMNGIFDGFCGLMLADLAAENYDYSNALQKKIHLLNNYLVIKKDEILVPGRHGLKNSMDLDSGAIGVLLTLQGIIDNDWGQWLPIIHSAKLSILKGGE, from the coding sequence ATGAAATACAATATAGAAGGTTACCTTCCTTTTACACTTAATGATAAAGATTTTTTTAGCGAACCTAATAAAAAGGCTAATGAATTTAAGGTGAAAGTTCCACAAGGTTGGCGGCAATTTTCTGATTTACATTGGCAGTATTTTTTAAATTCTAAAGCAAAGCTTCCAGACCAAGGATGGAAAATTCATCTTTCAGCTGGATATAAAGATATAGAACAGCTACTTCAAACTGTAACTAAATATTTAGTTGATAAAGGAGTAACTTTTAAAGTCACGATTGGTAAAGAAGAATGGATTTTAAAGAATTCAAAATCAGCTGATAGAGTTTCTTCAGGAAAATTTATTACGATTTATCCGCAAAATGATCAAGAATTTAAAGAGATAGTTCATGATGTGTCTAAGAAAATTGCTTCTTTTGAAATTGGACCATATATTTTGTCAGATAAAAGATATAAAAATACCAATATTTATTATCGATATGGTGCTTTTACAGAATTACGAAACGATCAAGGAATTCTATGTATTCGGGATGAGAATGGAAATCTAATCCCAGATTCAAGGCAACCTTTTTATCAACAACCCAATTTTGTAGAAGATCCATTAATGGATGAGCAAGATATTTCACAGCTACGAATTGCTAATAAAGAAAAATTGGATAAATACCACATTACAGGAGCATTGCAATTCAGTAATGCTGGAGGAGTATATGTAGGAGAATTTCAAAATAAAAATTATGTTTTAAAAGAAGGTCGATTACAGGCCGGGATTGATTCTAATTACGAAGACGGATTTTCTAGAATTAAGCATGAATCTGATATACTTAAAAAACTGCAGAATTCACCCTATGTAGTTAACTTTAAAGAATACTTTCCTGTATGGATTCATAATTATTTGGTTGAAGAGTATTTACCATATGAAAATTTGGGAGATTATATTACGGATAATTTTCCATTTCATGGAGAAAACTCTGAGTATTTAAATATAATCAAAGAGATAGCCCATAATTTAATTAAAGCGATTAAAGATGTGCATAGCCGAGGGATAGCAGTTGGTGATTTACAACCAGATAATATTTTAATTAATGAAAATAAAAATGTAATTTTGATTGACTTTGAACAAGCAAATAACAAAACCGAAAAGTATAATCCGGGATTAAAAACTACTGGGTTTGTAGATCTTGATGTTCAAACGTATGGAGAAGCTGATTGGATTGCGGTATACAAGACAATTAGGCATGCCTTTTTGCCAATAATCAATATTGATGAGTTGTCTGATAATACTAGCGAGAGTTATCAAGATCAGAATTTGAAGAAGTATGACCCAGCAGTCTATAAATTTTTGATGTCATTTAAGAAAGAATGCTATGAAAAGATTAGCTTAGAAAGCTATTCATTAAATCAAAAAGCTTATTTTTCACTTGATCTTAATAATTTAGAAGAGGCAGTTAAAAAAATAAGACAAGGTATTAAAAATAATCTCGATTTTAATCAAGAAAGAATTTTAAAAGGGGATATATCACAGTATTTATCTACCATAGGGATGTTTAACATTCTGAATGGTGGAATGGGATTAGGTCTTATTCTTTCGGATTTGAATGAAGGGACGCGGACTCAATTTTTGGATTGGTTTGAACAAAATAAAGCTGAGATATGGAAGGGCATCCAGAAAGATTCAGGATTATTCACTGGAGCTGCTGGAATAGGTTCGGTAATATATTCTAATATTAATAAAGATCTTGGAAAAAAAATAATCGATCAAATTGATTATTCCCAAATTTCGAGTTTATCATTGAAAGATGGATTAGCAGGGATTGGGTTAGCACTATTAGCCTTAAATCAAGTAGAACCTGAATTTGCTCGACAACGTAAAATAAAAGAGATAGCTAGGAATGTAAATGATAACTATGATGAGTGTCCTTCAGCAGGATTGTTAGATGGTAAATTAGGATTATTGCTTTTCTTAGAAAAGGTGGCCATCTATTTGCAAGATTCTATCTTATTTAAAAGTGTAGAAAGTAAAGTAAACTTTTTTATCAAAAACGAGCTGCATAGAACCGAACGAGGTTTATATTTAATGGATGAAACGCACTCTAATTATTTACCCTATCTAAATTCTGGTTCAGCAGGACTAGAAATTGTTATTTTAGAATTCATTAAGGATGGGATAAATATTGAAGACGGAAGAAAACTAATTGAATCATTGTCAGCTACTAATGATGTTAAATTAACTTATATGAATGGAATATTTGATGGCTTTTGTGGATTAATGCTGGCAGATTTAGCAGCTGAGAATTATGACTATTCGAATGCGTTACAGAAAAAGATTCATCTTCTGAATAATTATTTAGTAATTAAAAAAGATGAAATTCTGGTTCCAGGACGACATGGGTTAAAGAATTCAATGGATTTAGATTCAGGTGCAATTGGAGTTTTACTGACTTTACAAGGAATAATAGATAATGATTGGGGGCAGTGGTTACCCATTATTCATAGTGCTAAATTATCTATACTGAAAGGAGGTGAATAG
- a CDS encoding LytR/AlgR family response regulator transcription factor, producing the protein MSLREDRKIKYSVFICDDEQEQVNILKECIRKSSIILSDEDKLEFDIVKTVNNYDDAINFIEKVSFKSGIYFLDIEIGKKLYEKNGLDLAEIIKKRDKNAQLIFITSHQDMAFLTFKRKLGAVDFIIKNGNVGDLQKDVNYALQSATKAISNADFIKKNTFSYKFGQEVRNINLGDVIYITTTSVGHKLKLIKTTGWGYFIGNLKEIPEKYGSLVQISQSCVINPENVDRVNFREKKIGFVNGESQYYSVRNTHKMHKLFKNKF; encoded by the coding sequence ATTAGTTTAAGGGAGGATAGAAAAATAAAATATTCAGTTTTTATATGCGATGACGAGCAAGAACAAGTAAATATCCTTAAAGAATGTATTCGAAAATCTAGCATTATTTTAAGTGATGAAGATAAGTTGGAATTTGATATTGTTAAAACTGTAAATAACTACGATGATGCTATAAATTTTATTGAAAAAGTATCTTTTAAGTCTGGAATTTACTTTTTAGATATTGAAATCGGAAAGAAACTTTACGAAAAAAATGGTCTCGATTTAGCAGAGATTATTAAAAAAAGAGACAAAAATGCTCAATTGATTTTTATAACGAGTCATCAAGATATGGCATTTTTAACCTTTAAGAGAAAATTAGGTGCTGTAGATTTTATTATTAAAAATGGTAATGTAGGTGATCTACAAAAAGATGTAAATTATGCTTTACAAAGTGCAACTAAAGCTATTTCTAATGCAGATTTTATTAAGAAAAATACTTTTTCTTATAAGTTTGGTCAAGAAGTAAGAAATATTAATTTAGGTGATGTAATTTATATAACTACAACTTCTGTAGGGCATAAATTAAAGTTGATAAAAACAACGGGGTGGGGATATTTTATTGGAAACCTAAAAGAAATTCCAGAAAAATATGGAAGTCTCGTTCAAATAAGTCAGTCTTGTGTAATTAATCCAGAGAATGTAGATAGAGTAAACTTTAGAGAAAAGAAGATTGGTTTTGTTAATGGGGAGTCACAGTACTATTCTGTGCGGAATACTCACAAAATGCATAAACTATTCAAAAATAAATTTTGA
- a CDS encoding NAD-dependent succinate-semialdehyde dehydrogenase, translating to MSRYQSINPYNGDVFATFENPTDKEIEESLNLAHMLYKKWRHEDPSTRSKELLAIAGGFRENEDKMAQMMTLEIGKLFSEAKEEVELCIQICEYYAVNGADMLKPQPLESGLGNAYYLKQPTGVVLACEPWNFPLYQVIRVFAPNFMVGNPIILKHAHNVPSSAALMAKIIKRAGAPEGSLINLYLSYDQLAQVIRDPRIQGVALTGSERGGSSVAEEAGKNLKKSTMELGGNDPFIVLEDADKDVLRNVLSDARTYNDGQVCTSSKRIIVVKSRYEEVLRELKSLYEVLKPGDPLDSSTTLAPMNSEGAKEKLEKQVQEAVDHGAQIYYQHPEIESTGAFFPPTILTHIGKDNPVFDKELFGPVAEVHCVEDEDEAIKLANDSSYGLGSSIISKNTAHAEKLAAKIETGMTVINGRWVTAPELPFGGVKKSGYGRELGKLGLMAFVNEHLVIDTTSENE from the coding sequence ATGTCTAGATATCAATCAATAAATCCATATAACGGAGATGTCTTTGCCACTTTTGAAAATCCAACTGACAAAGAAATCGAAGAATCACTTAACTTAGCTCATATGCTTTATAAAAAATGGCGTCATGAAGATCCAAGCACTCGTAGCAAAGAATTGCTTGCTATTGCGGGAGGTTTTCGTGAAAACGAAGACAAAATGGCCCAAATGATGACCTTAGAAATAGGTAAACTTTTCAGCGAAGCCAAAGAAGAAGTTGAGCTTTGTATTCAAATTTGTGAATATTACGCTGTCAATGGTGCAGATATGTTAAAACCACAACCTCTTGAATCAGGTTTAGGAAATGCTTACTACTTAAAGCAACCAACTGGGGTAGTTTTAGCATGTGAACCTTGGAACTTTCCACTTTATCAAGTTATCCGCGTCTTCGCCCCTAACTTCATGGTAGGTAACCCAATCATTTTGAAGCATGCTCACAATGTTCCATCTTCAGCTGCTTTAATGGCTAAAATTATTAAAAGAGCTGGTGCTCCAGAAGGCAGCTTAATCAATCTTTATTTAAGTTATGATCAATTAGCACAAGTTATTCGTGACCCTAGAATTCAAGGCGTAGCTTTAACTGGTTCTGAACGCGGCGGCAGCAGTGTTGCTGAAGAAGCTGGTAAGAACTTAAAGAAATCAACCATGGAACTCGGTGGAAACGATCCATTTATTGTATTAGAGGACGCTGATAAGGATGTTTTACGCAATGTTTTGTCTGACGCGAGAACTTACAATGATGGTCAAGTCTGCACCTCATCTAAGAGAATCATTGTTGTTAAGTCCCGTTACGAAGAAGTCTTACGAGAATTAAAGAGTTTATATGAAGTATTAAAACCAGGCGACCCACTTGATTCATCAACTACTCTTGCTCCAATGAATTCTGAAGGTGCTAAAGAAAAACTAGAAAAGCAAGTTCAAGAAGCAGTTGATCATGGTGCACAAATTTACTACCAACACCCAGAAATCGAATCAACTGGTGCCTTCTTCCCACCAACAATCCTTACCCACATTGGTAAGGACAATCCTGTCTTTGACAAAGAATTGTTCGGCCCAGTAGCTGAAGTTCACTGCGTAGAAGATGAAGATGAAGCTATTAAATTAGCTAATGATTCAAGCTATGGCCTTGGCTCTTCAATCATCAGCAAGAATACTGCTCATGCAGAAAAGTTAGCTGCTAAGATTGAAACTGGCATGACTGTAATTAATGGCCGCTGGGTAACTGCTCCTGAATTACCATTTGGCGGAGTTAAGAAGTCTGGCTATGGCCGTGAATTAGGCAAACTTGGCTTGATGGCCTTTGTCAATGAACACTTGGTAATTGACACTACTTCAGAAAACGAATAA
- a CDS encoding ABC transporter ATP-binding protein: protein MKKENQISLFAVDRLLIIAILLSVIGSLFNLILPLFVQQFIDLGSKVKFSISTLLPIILLLIGGSIINAVSSYLISYSGDKRIRNIRAKLEKKLLNLPISFYEKVSSGELVSRVINDSLIIKEFTTNELPSAIISIVTLCGSVLILLILDVRLTFVIIISFTLVSLIAYPLGKVNEKYSFSIQKYLSKLSQVITENIQNIKIIKLYNAQTEVENNFKKQNDKVYSLSKKVDKIFSITGPIQTSFTLLAFLVIILYGSSRVAHHTLSMGILASFMMYVFEIITPINNLANFYVSYSEAKGASQVINKIMEEKEERLQGRNIEHPHVADLKMKHIFFNYTDSPIKVLKDVNVLFEPAKKIAIVGPSGAGKTTLTSILTRLQNTFDGEVLWNKIDAQIFSLKAWRSLFSVVTQDNSVFSGTIKDNLTLGLGYDPSQMQLAEAIKLARLEKFISQLSNGLDFEVGENGKKLSGGQRQKIQIARAYLRNTPFIIFDEATSNLDPESEAEILKAIDKLSEKKTLIVIAHRLSTIVNADKIYFMDNHTILGVGKHSDLLHQIPKYKEFVNDQFISNEE, encoded by the coding sequence ATGAAGAAAGAAAATCAAATTAGTTTATTCGCCGTAGATAGATTATTAATAATAGCTATTCTGCTAAGTGTTATTGGAAGCTTATTTAATTTAATTTTGCCACTTTTTGTTCAGCAGTTTATTGATCTAGGGTCAAAAGTCAAATTTTCAATTTCCACTTTATTGCCAATAATACTCTTATTAATTGGAGGATCTATCATTAATGCTGTTAGCTCTTATTTAATTAGTTATTCCGGAGATAAAAGGATAAGAAATATAAGGGCGAAACTAGAAAAGAAATTATTAAATTTACCAATTTCATTTTATGAAAAAGTTTCAAGCGGTGAATTAGTAAGCCGAGTGATCAATGATTCTTTGATTATCAAAGAATTTACTACAAATGAATTGCCCAGTGCAATTATTAGTATAGTTACTCTATGTGGAAGCGTACTGATCTTACTAATATTAGACGTTCGTCTTACTTTTGTAATTATTATTTCGTTTACATTAGTATCACTTATTGCTTATCCTTTAGGGAAAGTTAATGAAAAATATTCTTTCTCTATTCAAAAATATTTGAGTAAATTATCTCAAGTTATAACTGAAAATATCCAAAATATTAAGATCATTAAACTATATAATGCTCAAACTGAAGTAGAGAATAATTTTAAAAAGCAAAATGATAAAGTTTACTCCTTATCTAAGAAAGTAGATAAGATTTTTAGTATTACAGGGCCTATTCAAACCTCGTTTACCCTTTTAGCATTTTTGGTAATTATTCTTTACGGAAGTTCACGTGTAGCTCATCACACATTGTCTATGGGAATTTTAGCGTCCTTTATGATGTACGTGTTTGAAATTATTACTCCTATTAATAATTTGGCTAATTTTTATGTGAGCTATTCTGAGGCGAAAGGTGCTTCCCAGGTCATTAATAAGATTATGGAAGAAAAAGAGGAGCGTCTTCAAGGTAGAAATATTGAGCATCCTCATGTGGCTGATTTAAAGATGAAACATATATTTTTTAATTATACTGATTCACCTATCAAAGTACTAAAAGATGTAAATGTTTTATTTGAGCCAGCCAAAAAAATTGCTATAGTGGGACCTTCTGGAGCCGGAAAAACTACCTTAACTAGTATTTTGACTAGACTTCAAAATACTTTTGACGGTGAAGTTTTATGGAATAAAATTGATGCTCAAATTTTTTCTTTAAAGGCATGGCGTTCTTTATTTAGTGTAGTAACCCAAGATAATAGCGTCTTTTCAGGGACTATCAAGGATAATTTAACTTTGGGGTTAGGCTATGATCCATCGCAAATGCAATTAGCTGAAGCGATCAAGCTGGCAAGATTGGAAAAGTTTATTAGTCAATTATCAAATGGATTGGATTTTGAAGTTGGAGAAAATGGTAAAAAGTTATCTGGAGGACAACGACAAAAAATTCAAATTGCGCGCGCTTATTTGAGGAATACTCCTTTTATTATTTTTGATGAAGCTACTTCAAATTTAGATCCGGAATCAGAAGCAGAAATTTTAAAGGCAATCGACAAATTGTCGGAGAAAAAGACTTTGATTGTGATTGCACATCGATTATCGACAATTGTGAATGCAGATAAGATTTACTTTATGGATAATCATACAATTTTAGGAGTTGGAAAGCATTCAGATCTATTACATCAAATTCCTAAATATAAGGAATTTGTAAATGATCAATTCATATCTAACGAGGAATAA
- a CDS encoding zinc ribbon domain-containing protein — protein MTTCPNCGQSVTKDDDICPKCGFNLKKYRDTFFEDDSEKKSVSSQPKRAQYREEFRPKKQNTTIQKMIAWVRSNATIVFLLGVVLLVIMSFSRALGWTSFLVLMVWLFIVCDKADKIEQYTADKRLTEMINKMGSDVVNTAKEHTDKVRKKGKNFTETHPHVNRHVEKVKERSKSKFSYIQLSVVLTSVISLIVLFTGSGAAVADVSYTQKLSLSKVILNLANRLLSSSHTSMSAIILYVFWLLLVLFPIFIIYNIFKNTKNSQFFAFILSLLETAFLIYIVFKISNNSSNHGVIGELTNQFLMYAVSIGSSAYFLILASLLTTGLAGYNYFKKR, from the coding sequence ATGACTACATGTCCAAATTGTGGCCAATCCGTTACCAAAGATGATGATATTTGCCCAAAGTGTGGTTTTAATTTAAAAAAGTATCGTGATACCTTTTTTGAAGATGACTCTGAAAAAAAGAGTGTCTCATCTCAGCCTAAACGTGCACAATATCGCGAAGAATTTCGACCGAAAAAACAAAATACGACTATTCAAAAGATGATTGCTTGGGTGAGAAGTAATGCGACAATTGTTTTCTTACTAGGAGTAGTTCTTTTAGTAATCATGAGCTTTTCACGAGCCTTAGGTTGGACATCGTTTTTAGTTTTGATGGTGTGGCTCTTTATTGTTTGTGATAAAGCAGATAAAATTGAGCAATATACAGCTGATAAACGGCTAACTGAAATGATTAATAAAATGGGTTCAGATGTGGTCAATACTGCTAAAGAGCACACGGATAAAGTAAGAAAAAAGGGAAAGAATTTCACTGAAACCCATCCCCACGTTAATCGGCATGTTGAAAAAGTAAAAGAGCGTAGCAAGTCAAAATTTAGCTACATTCAACTTTCTGTAGTTTTAACTTCTGTAATCAGCTTAATTGTGCTATTTACAGGTTCAGGAGCAGCTGTGGCAGATGTAAGTTATACTCAAAAACTTTCTCTTTCCAAAGTAATTCTCAATTTGGCAAATCGTCTACTTTCCTCTAGTCATACTTCTATGTCAGCAATTATTTTGTATGTATTTTGGCTACTACTGGTTCTTTTCCCAATTTTTATTATTTACAATATTTTCAAAAACACGAAAAATAGTCAATTCTTTGCCTTTATTTTGTCGCTGCTTGAAACTGCATTTTTGATTTATATTGTCTTTAAGATTTCCAATAATTCATCAAATCATGGTGTAATTGGCGAATTAACTAATCAATTTTTGATGTATGCAGTCTCAATTGGCTCATCGGCATATTTCTTGATTTTAGCGAGTTTATTGACGACGGGCCTTGCTGGGTATAATTATTTTAAGAAAAGGTAG